One window of Apteryx mantelli isolate bAptMan1 chromosome 8, bAptMan1.hap1, whole genome shotgun sequence genomic DNA carries:
- the MPL gene encoding thrombopoietin receptor isoform X3, whose translation MATWLHQGWLLSLLAEVLLSLLSPALPPEPVTSEDAALLDEVPEDILCFSRSFEDLTCFWDEEEEEEATSGKCHFYYWYSREVPKACTVSTQSRGASGMRHVCVFPSQDVRLFSQLFILIVNATSNQTKYSRELSVDAVGLIAPPRNITATWTGVAGQLWVTWQPPLEDYLNFFLYEVRYCMEGSGEAPCSVTLDPSGQHTGDPLVLQASSTQVPTPEGAAASPGAGQGLVQTDSWVLLRDLRPGVRYHIQVRSKPDGLSMDGMWGPWSQAVAAETPHSSGDIGLLCTTPDLQHVRCEWSWDPADASSSHELFYRAPQSRAGKREEAWQRCEAVSVGAQGTHTCTFQPRAGSAISVLVNVTWPHTRPTLSYFREPFWLHQAVLTDPPQLLQATVVQGRLSLQWVPPLEELGEQLAYQLRYSVENSHDWKVLQVPRAARKEVLDLRPGARYLAQVRAQPSGPWYQGNWSAWSKPVVVDAMADAGWIIPSVAVVPLLFTGMLLGLRCTFPSLYSSVKQKLWPPVPDLHRALGNFLNESSKHSQANAFYKQPPEDAVLPCLLEVLPDRRAAELAAPPKGPQGREEAGGPPQEYAAGRLPGGLPAKRGPPWGSAERPAPTTDIANQSYLLMSGWEPRGPP comes from the exons ATGCTGCGCTCCTGGATGAGGTGCCTGAGGACATCCTCTGCTTCTCCCGCTCCTTCGAGGACCTCACGTGCTTCtgggatgaagaggaggaggaagaggccacGAGCGGGAAGTGCCACTTCTACTACTGGTATAGCAG GGAGGTGCCCAAGGCATGCACAGTTTCTACGCAGAGCCGTGGGGCCAGCGGGATGCGGCATGTCTGCGTGTTTCCCAGCCAGGACGTGCGACTCTTCAGCCAGCTCTTCATCCTCATCGTGAATGCCACCAGCAACCAGACCAAGTACTCGCGGGAGCTCAGCGTGGACGCAGTGG GTCTCATTGCTCCACCGAGGAACATCACAGCCACCTGGACTGGGGTGGCAGGGCAGCTGTGGGTCACCTGGCAGCCCCCACTCGAGGACTACCTGAACTTCTTCCTCTACGAGGTCCGTTACTGCATGGAGGGCTCTGGGGAGGCACCCTGCAGCGTAACACTGGACCCCAGTGGGCAGCACACTGGAGACCCACTGGTCCTCCAGGCCAGCAGCACCCAGGTGCCCACACCTGAAGGAGCTGCagcctccccaggtgcagggcaa GGACTGGTACAGACCGACAGCTGGGTGCTACTTCGGGACCTGCGGCCTGGGGTGAGGTACCACATCCAGGTGCGCAGCAAGCCTGACGGCCTCTCCATGGATGGCATGTGGGGCCCCTGGTCCCAGGCAGTGGCTGCAGAGACACCCCACTCCTCTG GAGACATCGGCCTGCTCTGTACCACCCCTGACCTGCAGCACGTGCGCTGTGAGTGGAGCTGGGACCCCGCAGATGCCAGCAGCTCCCATGAGCTTTTCTACCGGGCACCCCAGAGCAGGGCTGGCAAAAG GGAAGAAGCATGGCAGCGGTGTGAGGCAGTGAGCGTGGGGGCCCAGGGCACCCACACCTGCACATTTCAGCCCAGGGCTGGCAGTGCCATCTCTGTCCTGGTGAACGTCACCTGGCCCCACACGCGGCCCACGCTCAGCTACTTCAGGGAACCCTTCTGGTTGCACCAGGCTG TGCTCACAGATCCCCCACAGCTTCTGCAAGCCACGGTGGTGCAGGGCCGGCTGAGCCTGCAGTGGGTGCCACCCCTAGAGGAGCTGGGGGAGCAGCTGGCTTATCAGCTCCGCTACTCTGTGGAGAATAGCCACGACTGGAAG GTCTTGCAAGTCCCACGGGCAGCCAGGAAAGAAGTCCTGGACCTGCGCCCTGGCGCTCGCTACCTTGCCCAGGTGCGAGCCCAGCCCAGTGGGCCATGGTATCAGGGCAACTGGAGCGCCTGGTCCAAACCTGTTGTGGTTGATGCCATGGCTGATGCAG GCTGGATCATCCCAAGTGTTGCGGTGGTGCCACTGCTCTTCACAGGAATGCTCTTGGGCCTGAGGTGCACCTTCCCCTCCCTGTATAG CAGCGTGAAGCAGAAGCTCTGGCCACCTGTCCCAGACCTGCACCGTGCACTGGGCAACTTCCTCAATGAGAGCAGCAAGCACAGCCAG GCCAACGCCTTCTACAAGCAGCCCCCGGAGGACGCTGTGCTGCCCTGCCTGCTGGAGGTGCTGCCGGACCGGCGGGCCGCAGAGCTGGCCGCGCCGCCCAAGGGGCCGCAGGGGCGGGAGGAGGCCGGCGGCCCCCCGCAGGAGTACGCGGCCGGCAGGCTGCCCGGCGGCCTCCCGGCCAAGCGGGGCCCGCCCTGGGGCTCCGCGGAGCGCCCCGCGCCCACCACGGACATCGCCAACCAGTCCTATCTCCTCATGAGCggctgggagccgcgggggccGCCCTGA